The segment GCTCCTGCCCGTGCAACGATTCGCCGAGCTGACCTTACCCGAAATGCGCGAGGCGGGTTGGGGTCGAATTGTCGGGATCACCTCGATTGCGGCTCGAGAGCCGATGCAAGGGCTGGTTCTTTCCAATGCCCTCCGGGCGGCGGTCACCGGCTATCTCAAGAGTGTCTCGGACGAGGTCGCGGCGGACGGGGTGACCGTGAACACCGTGTGTCCCGGATTCACCGCCACTGACCGGCTCGGAGAGCTGGCCGATTTCGTCGCAGAGCGTGATGGCGTGACTACGGAAGACATCTTCGCCGGATGGTCCGCGATGGCTCCTGTCCGGCGCCTGCTGAAGCCCGAAGAGGTCGCAGCAGCGGTCGGATTCCTCTGTTCCGACATGGCTTCGGGCATCACTGGTGTCGCCCTGGCGGTTGACGGAGGCCTCGGTAGGAGCCTGATATGAAACCTCAATTTTTCGCCGCATGGGGGGCAAAATTGATAATGGACATTTGTTGTGAATAGGTTCACAATCTTTTGGCGCGGGTGAATGACCCGCCGAGCGACATACTTCGAGAGTTAGGGAGGAGATTCCATGCCGACTCGGGACTTGACGTTCGCGATCGTCGGATCCGGTGGTGACGGAGTCATCACGGTGGGAGACATGATGGCGCAAGCAGGCGCCTCCGAGGGCCTCCACGTGATGGAGGTGGAGGCCTACGGGCCACAGATTCGCGGTGGTGAATCATCCTGTACCGTGCGCCTGAGCGCCGACCCGATATTTGCCCAGGGCGATCTCGTGCAGGTGCTGGTAGTGTTCAACTGGGCGGACTTCGGCCAGTTCCGCGGAGAGATCATCTGCGGGGAGAATGCCGTGGTTCTCTATGAGGCGACCGACGAAACGCCGCGTGACGAGATCGACCTCGGGCCGGTTGAGGAAGTGCAATGGGTGCCAGTGCCGTTCATCGACCTCGCTAAGGAGGCGGCCGGCACCACTCTCGCCAAGAACATCGTCACTCTGGGTCTTTTGGGCGAACTGTTCAATCTGCCGCAGGATGCAATGAAACGGGCCATTGTCCAGAAATTTGAGAAAAAGAAGAAGGGAGTGCTCGAGGCCAACATCAAGGGCTTCGAAGCCGGTATCAAGCATGCTTCCGAGATCGAAGAAGCGGCGACCGGTATGCGGCTCCAGTACACCCCTAGCGAGCCGATGCTCCTGATGTCCGGCAACGAGCTCTCCGCCGTGGCCGCCTTGCACGCTGGCTGCCGGTTCTTCGCCGGCTACCCGATCACTCCGTCCTCCGAGGTGCTCCATCTGCTGTCGGAACTGATGCCGAAAGTTGGTGGATATTTGGTTCAGACCGAGGATGAGCTTTCGGCGATCGGCGCAGTCATCGGCGGCTCCTTCGCCGGCGTCAAATCGATGACCGCGACCTCGGGCCCCGGCCTCGCCCTGATGACCGAGATGCTCGGACTGGCCTCGATGGCCGAAATTCCGGCCGTGATCATCGATGTTCAGCGTGGTGGCCCTTCGACCGGCCTTCCGACCAAGTCCGAGCAGTCGGATCTGTGGCAGGCGTTGTGGGGATCGCACGGTGACGCACCGAGAGTGGTGTTGGCTCCGGCGGATGTCGAGGATTGCTTCCATGCGACGGTAGCTGCGTTCAACATCGCCGAGGAAGCGCAGGTGCCGGTCATCGTGCTGTCGGACCAGTTCGTCGCGCAGCGGCGCGAGACACTTTCGATGCTCACTCTCGACCACGAAGTCATTGGCCGCCAGGTGCCCTCCGCCGGGGACCTGCGAGACTACAAGCGCTACAGGGACACAAAGTCGGGCGTCTCACCGATGTCCTGGCCGGGGATGAAGGGCGGCGAGTACCAGACCAACGGTCTCGAGCACGCCGAGGACGGATCACCGACCTCGATGCATCTCGTCCACGAGGCGATGAATGCGAAACGGTACCGCAAGCTCCGCCTGGTTCGAGCGAAGTACAGCTTCTACCGACGCTATGGCGCAGAAAAGGCGGACGTCGGAATCATCTGTTGGGGCTCTGCCAAGGGCCCGGTCAAGGAAGCGGTGCAGAGGGCGGCGGCGCGAGGGGAGAAGGTCTCCGCATTCGTGCCCCAGCTCCTTTACCCCTTCCCCTACCACGAGTTCAACGAATACCTCAAGACGGTCGACAACGTGATCGTTATCGAGCTTTCGTACTCGGCACAGTTCTACAAATACCTGCAGACCTTCCTCCAGCTTCCCGAAGCGAGGACGTTCGTTTACAAGCGTTCCGGCGGCAAGAATCTGACGGTCTCCGAGGTTGAAGACAAGATCCAGAAAGTGCTGGAGATGGGCGCCCTCCGGCGGGAGGTGTTGGTATGAGTCCGCCAACCAAAGTCGAGTTGAAACCTGGTGCCTACAAATCCGACCTCAAACCGGTGTGGTGCCCTGGGTGCGGAGATTTCGGCGTCCTCAACGCCCTTTATCGGTCGATGGCAGCGCTCCAGATCGAACCCTGGAACACGGTGATTCTGTCCGGGATCGGCTGCTCTTCGCGCCTACCGGGGTACGTAACGACCTATGGTTTCAACGGGGTTCACGGTCGCGCGCTGACCCTCGCCACTGGCGTCAAGATGGCTCGGCCCGAGCTTACGGTGATCGCAGTCGGTGGCGATGGCGATGGTCTCGCGATCGGCGGGAATCACCTGATTCACGCCTGCCGGCGCAACCTGGACGTCACCTACATCCTGATGGACAACGAGATATACGGTCTCACCAAGGGGCAGGTGGCGCCGACGACGCCGATCGGTGACAAGACAAAATCGACCTACTGGGGCAACCCGGAGCCAGCGTTCGATCCGTGTGAGCTCGCCATTTCGACCGGCGCGACTTGGGTTGGACGTGGTTTCTCGGGCGATATGAAAGGCATGACCGAACTCATCACCTCGGCGATGGAGCACAGCGGATTCAGCTTCCTCAATGCGATGTCGCCCTGCGTCACTTGGCGCGGCGACGACGAGTTCAAGAGGCTCAAGGATATCCACCAAAAGCTGCCGGAGGATCACGATCCTTCGAAGCGATCCGAAGCGATCAAGTACACCCGCGAAAAGGATGTGATGACCACCGGTGTGCTGTATGAGGTCGAGGCTCCGACGATGATCGACCGGGTCGAGGCTATCAAGCGGGAAGCCATGGGCGATGAACCCGCCATCTCGACCAAGGAGATCTTGAAGAGGTTCTATCCGTCCTTCTGAGGCTGCCTCTCGTCGATTCCACACGGGCACGGGTTCACCCCCGTGTCCGTGTCTATTTCGTTCCCGCTCCCGATTTGCCATTCGCCCATGGCGTCAATCGAGCAGAATCCCGCCCCCTCCCCGCACCCACCCTCAGAAAGCCACGATGGGCTGAGCCCACCGCGCCTTTCTGAGAGAAGGATGTGTTTCTGGCCTGCGCCGTCGCTCACAGGCTCGTACCTTCGCTTCTCAATCATGTCGGTGCTACGGGATGCTCC is part of the Acidobacteriota bacterium genome and harbors:
- a CDS encoding 2-oxoacid:acceptor oxidoreductase subunit alpha — translated: MPTRDLTFAIVGSGGDGVITVGDMMAQAGASEGLHVMEVEAYGPQIRGGESSCTVRLSADPIFAQGDLVQVLVVFNWADFGQFRGEIICGENAVVLYEATDETPRDEIDLGPVEEVQWVPVPFIDLAKEAAGTTLAKNIVTLGLLGELFNLPQDAMKRAIVQKFEKKKKGVLEANIKGFEAGIKHASEIEEAATGMRLQYTPSEPMLLMSGNELSAVAALHAGCRFFAGYPITPSSEVLHLLSELMPKVGGYLVQTEDELSAIGAVIGGSFAGVKSMTATSGPGLALMTEMLGLASMAEIPAVIIDVQRGGPSTGLPTKSEQSDLWQALWGSHGDAPRVVLAPADVEDCFHATVAAFNIAEEAQVPVIVLSDQFVAQRRETLSMLTLDHEVIGRQVPSAGDLRDYKRYRDTKSGVSPMSWPGMKGGEYQTNGLEHAEDGSPTSMHLVHEAMNAKRYRKLRLVRAKYSFYRRYGAEKADVGIICWGSAKGPVKEAVQRAAARGEKVSAFVPQLLYPFPYHEFNEYLKTVDNVIVIELSYSAQFYKYLQTFLQLPEARTFVYKRSGGKNLTVSEVEDKIQKVLEMGALRREVLV
- a CDS encoding 2-oxoacid:ferredoxin oxidoreductase subunit beta, which encodes MSPPTKVELKPGAYKSDLKPVWCPGCGDFGVLNALYRSMAALQIEPWNTVILSGIGCSSRLPGYVTTYGFNGVHGRALTLATGVKMARPELTVIAVGGDGDGLAIGGNHLIHACRRNLDVTYILMDNEIYGLTKGQVAPTTPIGDKTKSTYWGNPEPAFDPCELAISTGATWVGRGFSGDMKGMTELITSAMEHSGFSFLNAMSPCVTWRGDDEFKRLKDIHQKLPEDHDPSKRSEAIKYTREKDVMTTGVLYEVEAPTMIDRVEAIKREAMGDEPAISTKEILKRFYPSF
- a CDS encoding SDR family oxidoreductase produces the protein MQIWGVEGRTAIVCGSSSGLGYAVAELLARSGAQVMVVSRSAERVGQAVERIRAGGGPAVDGCSADFTDENAPQKVVAATRTAFGAPEIVVTNSGGPPGMPATAATASDLNAAAALLLLPVQRFAELTLPEMREAGWGRIVGITSIAAREPMQGLVLSNALRAAVTGYLKSVSDEVAADGVTVNTVCPGFTATDRLGELADFVAERDGVTTEDIFAGWSAMAPVRRLLKPEEVAAAVGFLCSDMASGITGVALAVDGGLGRSLI